One window from the genome of Anaerolineae bacterium encodes:
- a CDS encoding carbohydrate ABC transporter permease codes for STLMIPVVITYIPSYIILSSMPMWLRVCWSILLGVAGMVTIWLILRFLDTIFSGLAGRERPWISVLWRMVLVVGVGAAWATYALPALRAAGADAPASAQLFTLAFAFIVYDLGITIAEQFPPSTWQGVGKTLWRWVWLLGILAYIAYRVPHWLGENWLDTYQGLIIPSAVSSFGIFLFRQGFMGLPRELMDAAKIDGADHLRILTQIVMPLSKPLLVTFVIFDLVQYYSSYFWPLLITNNPTMRVLTIGLQIFFIEKGYYGIRWHLIMAANTAAVAPLLILFFLGQRWFVEGVATTGLKG; via the coding sequence TCGACGTTGATGATCCCGGTGGTCATCACGTACATCCCCAGCTATATCATCTTGTCCAGCATGCCGATGTGGCTGAGGGTGTGCTGGTCCATCCTGCTGGGGGTCGCCGGCATGGTGACCATCTGGCTCATCCTGCGCTTTCTGGACACGATTTTCAGCGGGCTGGCCGGCCGGGAGCGGCCGTGGATCTCTGTCCTCTGGCGGATGGTGCTGGTGGTCGGGGTCGGGGCCGCGTGGGCAACATATGCCCTGCCGGCCCTGCGCGCCGCCGGCGCGGATGCCCCAGCATCCGCCCAGCTTTTCACCCTGGCGTTCGCATTCATTGTATACGACTTGGGCATCACCATCGCTGAGCAGTTCCCGCCCTCCACCTGGCAGGGCGTCGGCAAAACACTGTGGCGCTGGGTCTGGCTGTTGGGCATCCTGGCTTATATCGCCTACCGCGTCCCCCACTGGCTGGGAGAGAACTGGCTCGATACCTATCAGGGCCTGATCATCCCCAGCGCCGTCAGCTCCTTCGGCATCTTCCTGTTCCGCCAGGGCTTCATGGGATTGCCCCGTGAGCTTATGGATGCCGCCAAGATTGATGGCGCCGACCACCTGCGCATACTGACCCAGATCGTCATGCCGCTGAGCAAGCCCCTGTTGGTAACCTTTGTGATTTTCGACCTGGTGCAGTATTACAGCTCCTACTTCTGGCCCCTGCTCATCACCAACAACCCCACCATGCGGGTGCTGACGATTGGCTTGCAGATTTTCTTCATCGAGAAGGGCTATTACGGCATCCGCTGGCATTTGATTATGGCGGCAAACACCGCGGCCGTGGCGCCCCTGCTCATCCTGTTCTTCCTCGGCCAGCGGTGGTTCGTGGAGGGCGTCGCAACGACGGGCCTCAAAGGCTAG